A single window of Nicotiana tomentosiformis chromosome 1, ASM39032v3, whole genome shotgun sequence DNA harbors:
- the LOC104102100 gene encoding uncharacterized protein has translation MTQPSKEPCKKQACDIQACLSKNNFLSQRCVKVIEALKYCCEQCEYKSTHCASVSGLLKQIQKK, from the exons ATGACACAGCCGAGTAAAGAGCCATGTAAGAAACAGGCTTGCGATATTCAAGCTTGCCTTTCCAAGAATAATTTTCTTTCTCAAAG GTGTGTAAAGGTGATCGAAGCACTAAAGTACTGTTGTGAGCAATGTGAATACAAATCAACACATTGTGCTTCTGTCTCTGGGCTTCTAAAGCAAATACAGAAAAAATAG
- the LOC104102093 gene encoding probable magnesium transporter NIPA4, whose amino-acid sequence MASEVVGSTSQSWKDVYKGMSSDNIKGLVLALSSSIFIGASFIVKKKGLKKAGASGVRAGVGGYSYLFEPLWWVGMITMIVGEVANFAAYAFAPAILVTPLGALSIIISAVLARIILREKLHTFGILGCALCVVGSITIVLHAPQEREIESVTEVWDLATEPAFLFYAALVVTTSLVLIFHYLPQYGQTHIMFYIGVCSLVGSLSVMSVKAIGIALKLTLSGMNQLIYPQTWAFTMIVIVCILTQMNYLNKALDTFNTAVVSPIYYVMFTSLTILASVIMFKDWDRQNPTQIVTEMCGFVTILSGTFLLHKTKDMVDGPPTLPVRLPKHADDEDGFGQEGIPLKRQESLRS is encoded by the exons ATGGCGTCAGAGGTAGTGGGTAGTACTAGTCAGAGCTGGAAAGATGTGTACAAGGGCATGTCCTCTGATAATATTAAAGGATTGGTACTTGCATTGTCTTCAAGCATCTTCATTGGTGCTAGCTTCATCGTTAAGAAAAAGGGGTTAAAGAAAGCTGGTGCTTCTGGCGTCAGGGCTG GAGTTGGAGGATACTCGTATCTATTTGAGCCACTTTGGTGGGTGGGCATGATAACAA TGATTGTTGGAGAGGTTGCTAATTTTGCAGCTTATGCATTTGCTCCTGCCATTCTGGTGACTCCTCTTGGTGCTCTGAGTATTATTATAAG TGCCGTCCTTGCACGCATTATTTTGCGAGAGAAGCTACATACATTTGGAATTTTAGGTTGTGCTTTATGTGTTGTGGGTTCCATCACAATTGTGTTGCATGCTCCACAAGAACGTGAGATTGAATCTGTGACAGAAGTGTGGGATCTTGCTACTGAGCCAG CATTTCTCTTCTATGCTGCTTTGGTGGTAACGACTTCCCTAGTTCTAATATTTCACTATCTTCCGCAATATGGGCAGACACACATTATGTTCTATATTGGAGTTTGCTCGCTAGTAGGTTCTTTATCG GTTATGAGTGTCAAAGCTATTGGCATTGCTTTGAAGTTGACATTATCAGGAATGAATCAGTTAATATACCCACAAACTTGGGCATTTACTATGATTGTCATTGTTTGTATTCTCACCCAAATGAATTACTTAAATAAG GCCCTTGACACATTCAATACAGCTGTTGTGTCCCCGATATACTATGTCATGTTCACTTCTTTAACTATTTTGGCCAGTGTCATCATGTTCAAG GACTGGGATAGGCAGAATCCAACACAAATTGTAACAGAAATGTGCGGGTTTGTGACTATTCTTTCCGGGacttttcttcttcacaaaaccAAAGACATGGTTGATG GTCCCCCAACGCTACCTGTGCGGCTCCCCAAGCACGCCGATGATGAGGATGGTTTTGGACAAGAAGGTATTCCTTTGAAGCGGCAAGAATCTTTGAGATCATAA